The following are from one region of the Salvia hispanica cultivar TCC Black 2014 chromosome 1, UniMelb_Shisp_WGS_1.0, whole genome shotgun sequence genome:
- the LOC125186375 gene encoding probable pectinesterase 29: MLSYKWCICTLSIFALFSSITAAGKHRTPSHIVVDPSGKHGFRSIQAAVNSVPSKNRRWTTIDIKQGVYREQVVIPYDKPFIYLKGAGRKKTFIVWNGHGPINETATFVAQADNILARGITFTNSYNYPPERTRNPVEPAVAALVQGDKSAFYRCRFFGVQDTLWDAYGRHLYRSCTIQGAVDFIFGSAQSIYESCTISAVAAALNGKTGYITSQGKNHPQDTSGFIFKNCNIVGNGKFFLGRPWRDYARVLFYNTAMADIIEPLGWDAWSRTGYESTLMMAEYNCRGPGANTSGRVKWEPKLQVMEANRLTDISFIDDQGWVKKAFKIMGRR; this comes from the exons ATGCTATCTTATAAATGGTGCATTTGCACATTATCAATCTTTGCTCTCTTCTCATCCATCACTGCTGCCGGAAAACATCGAACACCTTCTCACATCGTGGTTGATCCGTCGGGAAAACACGGTTTCAGAAGCATCCAAGCCGCCGTTAATTCTGTTCCTTCCAAGAACCGGAGGTGGACTACAATCGACATCAAACAAGGCGTTTATAG GGAGCAAGTTGTTATTCCGTACGACAAACCATTCATCTACCTCAAAGGAGCAGGAAGGAAGAAAACCTTCATTGTGTGGAATGGCCATGGCCCCATCAATGAAACCGCTACTTTCGTTGCTCAAGCTGACAACATACTTGCCCGGGGCATTACATTCACT AACTCATACAACTATCCTCCAGAAAGAACTCGAAATCCAGTAGAGCCTGCAGTCGCGGCGCTGGTCCAAGGCGATAAATCAGCCTTCTACCGCTGTAGATTCTTTGGGGTGCAAGACACCTTGTGGGACGCTTACGGCCGCCATTTGTACAGAAGCTGCACCATCCAAGGCGCAGTAGACTTCATCTTTGGCAGCGCTCAATCCATTTACgag AGCTGCACCATTTCAGCGGTTGCTGCAGCTCTGAACGGAAAAACCGGCTACATCACATCTCAGGGAAAAAACCATCCTCAAGATACAAGCGGCTTCATCTTCAAAAACTGTAACATAGTTGGAAATGGTAAATTCTTCCTAGGAAGGCCGTGGAGGGATTACGCTAGGGTTCTATTTTACAACACTGCCATGGCAGACATCATAGAGCCTCTAGGTTGGGATGCTTGGTCCCGCACCGGCTATGA ATCGACGTTGATGATGGCTGAGTACAATTGTAGAGGCCCGGGTGCGAATACGTCGGGGAGAGTCAAGTGGGAGCCAAAGCTTCAAGTGATGGAGGCGAACCGTTTGACCGACATTTCGTTTATTGATGATCAAGGTTGGGTGAAGAAGGCTTTCAAAATTATGGGTCGTCGTTGa